The following are encoded together in the Lathyrus oleraceus cultivar Zhongwan6 chromosome 3, CAAS_Psat_ZW6_1.0, whole genome shotgun sequence genome:
- the LOC127132650 gene encoding pectinesterase, with amino-acid sequence MAFNNFPILTLSIFLSLSILASFPLSSLADKPNIPPQKICESTVDPPFCKTLLANQNGTVIDYGRFSVRKSLSQSQKFLNLVLSHLQNKSSLSQTTISALQDCEFLAQQNFEFLSNTHQAANKTSNVLPVSQGEEFQTLLSAVLTNQQTCLEGLNTTSLDQTVVNDLSSTISNDAKIHSVSLALFLKGWVGDNKKQTSSSQNGRNLGFRNGRLPLNMSDKVRARYDSARRHGRKLLQTIDESVTVSNIVIVDQDGSGDFTTINAAISVAPNNSVASNGYFLIFVTEGVYQEYVSIPSKKRYLMMVGDGINRTVITGDHNVVDNFTTFNSATFAVVSQGFLAVNMTFRNTAGPSKHQAVAVRNGADLSTFYSCSFEGYQDTLYTHSMRQFYRECDIYGTVDFIFGNAAVVFQNCNLYPRLPNPGQFNAITAQGRTDPNQNTGTSIHNSTIKAADDLAPNITTVKTYLGRPWKEYSRTVYMQCFMDSLINPSGWHDWSGDFALSTLYYAEFNNTGPGSNTTMRVNWAGYHVINATDAANFTVFNFLDGDSWLTQTGVPYSSGLI; translated from the exons ATGGCCTTCAACAACTTTCCCATTCTCACACTCTCCATTTTTCTTTCACTTTCCATTTTGGCATCATTTCCATTATCTTCCCTAGCTGATAAACCTAACATCCCGCCACAAAAAATATGCGAGTCCACCGTAGACCCTCCCTTCTGCAAAACTCTACTTGCTAACCAAAACGGCACCGTAATCGACTACGGTCGTTTCTCCGTCAGAAAATCCTTATCTCAATCTCAAAAATTCTTAAACCTAGTTCTTTCACACCTTCAAAACAAATCATCTTTATCACAAACCACAATTTCAGCTCTTCAAGATTGTGAATTCCTCGCGCAACAAAATTTCGAATTCTTATCAAACACGCACCAAGCCGCTAATAAAACCAGCAATGTTCTTCCCGTTTCTCAAGGTGAAGAATTTCAAACCTTGCTTAGTGCTGTTTTAACAAACCAACAAACATGTTTAGAAGGTTTGAATACAACTTCTTTAGATCAAACAGTGGTTAACGATTTATCATCAACAATCTCCAATGATGCAAAGATTCATAGTGTGTCACTTGCACTGTTCTTAAAGGGTTGGGTTGGTGATAACAAAAAACAAACATCATCGTCACAGAATGGAAGAAATCTAGGTTTTCGCAACGGTCGTTTACCGTTAAACATGTCGGATAAAGTACGCGCACGTTACGATTCGGCTAGAAGACATGGGAGAAAACTACTTCAAACAATCGATGAAAGTGTAACCGTGAGTAATATTGTGATTGTTGATCAAGATGGAAGTGGAGATTTTACAACTATTAATGCTGCTATAAGTGTTGCACCAAATAACAGTGTTGCTAGTAATGGTTACTTTTTGATTTTTGTTACTGAGGGTGTTTATCAAGAATATGTTTCTATACCTAGCAAAAAGAGGTATTTGATGATGGTTGGAGACGGAATTAATCGAACGGTTATTACCGGTGATCACAATGTTGTTGATAATTTTACAACGTTCAACTCAGCAACATTTG CTGTGGTGTCACAAGGATTCTTAGCAGTGAACATGACATTCCGCAACACTGCCGGACCAAGCAAACACCAAGCAGTAGCAGTTCGCAACGGCGCAGATTTATCGACCTTCTACAGCTGCAGCTTCGAAGGCTATCAAGACACATTATACACACATTCCATGAGACAATTCTATCGCGAATGCGACATCTATGGAACCGTCGACTTCATATTCGGAAACGCAGCGGTTGTTTTCCAAAACTGCAATCTCTATCCTCGCCTTCCCAACCCGGGACAGTTCAACGCTATAACCGCTCAAGGCCGAACCGATCCAAATCAGAACACAGGAACTTCTATACATAACTCAACTATAAAAGCTGCTGATGACTTAGCTCCGAATATTACTACGGTGAAAACATATCTTGGAAGGCCGTGGAAAGAGTATTCAAGGACGGTTTATATGCAATGTTTTATGGACAGTTTGATAAATCCTTCTGGATGGCATGATTGGAGTGGAGATTTTGCATTGAGTACTTTATATTATGCAGAGTTTAATAATACTGGACCTGGTTCAAATACTACAATGCGAGTGAATTGGGCTGGATATCATGTTATTAATGCTACTGATGCTGCTAATTTTACAGTGTTTAATTTTTTGGATGGTGATAGTTGGTTGACTCAAACTGGAGTTCCATACTCAAGTGGATTGATATAA